One window from the genome of Myxococcus virescens encodes:
- a CDS encoding GNAT family N-acetyltransferase yields MSATDIRKIPAQETRGLRHAILRPNQPLEMAVYPGDDDADTLHLGVYTEGRLVGVASLYREPPPDALRATTAWRLRGMAVDATLRGHGHGAALLQACMEHAARQGGSQVWCNARMTASGFYRAQGFAQRGEPFDLPGIGPHHLMWRNLGTS; encoded by the coding sequence GTGAGTGCCACTGACATCCGCAAGATTCCGGCTCAGGAGACGCGCGGCCTCCGCCACGCCATCCTCCGTCCCAACCAGCCTCTGGAGATGGCCGTCTATCCCGGGGATGACGACGCGGACACGCTCCACCTGGGCGTCTATACGGAGGGCCGCCTGGTGGGCGTGGCCTCCCTGTATCGGGAGCCGCCGCCGGACGCGCTGCGCGCCACCACGGCCTGGCGCCTGCGAGGCATGGCGGTGGACGCCACCCTGCGTGGGCACGGCCATGGCGCCGCCCTCCTGCAGGCCTGCATGGAGCATGCGGCGCGGCAGGGCGGTTCCCAGGTGTGGTGCAACGCGCGGATGACGGCCTCCGGATTCTACCGCGCGCAGGGCTTCGCGCAGCGAGGCGAGCCCTTCGACCTGCCCGGCATCGGCCCGCACCACCTCATGTGGCGCAACCTCGGAACCTCCTGA